The following DNA comes from Papaver somniferum cultivar HN1 chromosome 4, ASM357369v1, whole genome shotgun sequence.
TAGGGAGTTAAATCTCAAGTAAGAACAATTCCAACTTACAAGAACAAAcctaaattctaaaacaaaatcATTATTGACTGTCCTTCTGCCATAGGCTATTTTATCAGCAAGCCCAAAAAACTCAAATGGAGTCGATTAAATGCAAAGATGAATGTTATCCAAAGAAAAATATGATATATAAATCTTACATAAGAGGAACACGTCTTCTTTACTCGAATGTTATATtacaactaacaaaaagtttaccTCCCATATCAGGTTCGAAGCGTTCCCACGATCTATTAGGGAAGATCCCATGTGTCACGTAAGCACTGATTTTAGCTGCTCCTTGTGCGGCCAAAACTTTCTAAAAGAAGAGCCAAAGGTAAGAGAGAGTGTTGACAACAATTATAGAGCCTAACTAAGTCGAGAAAGCACCTTTGAGGCCTAAAATCAAGACAACTTTGAGAATCAGAACTTCCAAATAAAGATAATACGTTTGGATTATTTTCCCTTTTTGGTTCTTTGACATGTGTGCTTCTTTATGAGACGGCGAAATAACGGTTTCACATAGTATAGACTCCTGATCATCTAATACCTAATGCATAGTTTATTTTGCCAATCTAAGGATAATTTCATCTACGATAGGATCTGATGCCGAACTACTTTCATAAATAACATTCTCACCTGACATTCAATCAGTGTACCGCCAGACTGAACTAGGTCATCAACAATTACAACATGGCGGCCTTTGGGGTCTCCCTCTTTGAGGCGTACAATCCTCTGGTCACCTTCCCGAACTTTGGTGCAAATAATCTGAAATGTACTTACTTAGATACTAACGCAATTTAATGAATATAAGTTGTAAATCAGACAACTATCTATGCACATAAGAATGCAAAATTCGCGACAAGAACATACACCCATATTTTCCAGAGCAAACATGCAAACACTATTATTAGACAACAGGCAAGGAACAACACAGCTTTTTTCCTGCGGTCTTCTATAAAATAAACCATATATACATTAAATTTGTTGGTATTTAGTCACTACCGCAGAACAAAGTTATATGCCAAGAAGACACTTCTGGGCAAAAATGATAGGATAGCACTTGAATCAGAGGTACGGTATATGCTTGGCTAGGACGTTTACCATAGGGAAATGCTGCAGCTGCTTATAGAATCTCTTCCATGCACCATCATCAGGAAAAGCAATGATTATCTAACAAACGACATCACCTTGTCAGTAGTAAACAAATGTAAAGAAAAGCAACTACAAACATCTGCATGAGGATCTTGTACATTGTCAGAGTCAGGGAGCTGTTGAAGCCTGTTTTTAAGCAAAGGAATCCCGCTCTCGAAGCATGGTAAAACATTGTCTCCAAAGTAAAACCTCTCCTGCAATTCAGTAAGAGGGGTAAGACATTGGTTCCGCGACATGCAATAGACAGCACAGTAATCAGAAAAGAACCCATCTACTTGGATAATGATTGACATTGTAAATGGTACAACATTTGGTACATTTGTTAAGCTGTTTTAATACATAAATGACACAAACCTGCAGAGCATGGATATCAAATATCACTAAACTAGTTGGTCCACCTCTCGAGTTTGGTACATTTGATAAAATTCTAGCAAGGGTGAATGCTGTTGCAATGTCTCCTTCTTCTTCCACACGCTCGGAGGTACCAGTTGGGAAAAAAGGTAACACTAGTGTAAATGAAGAAATAAACAGCTTCGGCAATGCATATATTACAGAAAGTTGCTCAAAAATCACTGCTGGGGAACTAAATGAAGCTAGAAAAGCAACATGTTGTCCACGTATGCCCTGGGCATTAGATATAAACAAGTTCGGAAAGCCATCCTCAAATGTCCTAACAATGAATAAACAACTTGTCAGATGACTCAAATAGTATCATTATTCAAGAAGCAGAGGCGACCGTGCAATTTGGACACGCATATTCTAACAAATAGTTTGAAACTAGATATGACCCTTAATCCAAAACCCCAAAAGCTTCAAACTTTATCCTAAaaatcaaatcttttttttttacctcCAGGTAATGTTTCTGAGCTCAATTGAATCGGACTGAGCAGCAACTCGTTCAGCTAGAGATTTGAATTCAGTACAATAAAACAGACAAACTCTTTTAGAATTCTGC
Coding sequences within:
- the LOC113276191 gene encoding ribose-phosphate pyrophosphokinase 4-like, translated to MASTQLTQSPYRNGNPSFHQEFPNYSKPFSQILKPNKIRFLSSSGKVKIRCELTSFENSHKWSRSDDRIPEIDHHSFHSSISALPMATNSIDSSSTQQNSKRVCLFYCTEFKSLAERVAAQSDSIELRNITWRTFEDGFPNLFISNAQGIRGQHVAFLASFSSPAVIFEQLSVIYALPKLFISSFTLVLPFFPTGTSERVEEEGDIATAFTLARILSNVPNSRGGPTSLVIFDIHALQERFYFGDNVLPCFESGIPLLKNRLQQLPDSDNIIIAFPDDGAWKRFYKQLQHFPMIICTKVREGDQRIVRLKEGDPKGRHVVIVDDLVQSGGTLIECQKVLAAQGAAKISAYVTHGIFPNRSWERFEPDMGGSPENGMTYFWITDSCPLTVREVKNRRPFEILSLASSIAASLQI